From the Gadus chalcogrammus isolate NIFS_2021 chromosome 18, NIFS_Gcha_1.0, whole genome shotgun sequence genome, the window TCAAGCACAGTTATCTGCTGTCATCTATagcgttttttcttcttctcattCACAGATCCATGAAGCAACATAGACTTtcaaacaataacacaaagtTGCCTACGAGACTGTTCTCTCCtaaagattattatttttattattaagtTCTAATGCATTGTAATGCTGTATGATATGGATAGTTGCATTGCTATTCCCATGCCTCAGGGGGCGCTCTACGGAACCTGGTGCTGGTACATAAAACGGATATCAACGTCTCGACCTGCGTTCTTGTGTCACATTACTAAAAAGTTATCCTTATATTATATAAAGAACATAAAAGGGGTTTCTCCTGAACTCGTAGATTTGATCATGCCATTACCAGATGCTCATGACTTATTCAGCCCGTTCAGTTTGTCAAATATGCAAGACAAACCCAATTATTAGCAGACCTATGTGCACATTGCAATGTGTCTCATGGTGCTCAGTAGTGCACATTGACTTGATTGACAAATGCTTCGCTAGAGGTCGTAGTCTCCTCAAGGGTCATAGAGACAATGAATATTTTCCATACATTTATCGGTAACCTATTATTTTGAATGTAAATCTTAATCGTGTAACAATGGCCTAAATAACTTTTTGAATAgttatattttatttctcaAAAGACAGACAAGCATACATTTTTTCAATTCACATTCTGCGAGaattccccccgccccccctagtGCCAGCCCTCGGTTTTTGTTTCTACAATATGCCTGGTTCCCAGCCTCACCTCTGAGCTGCTTAGGAAAACTGTAGATATAATATcaaacaatgaaataaaatcatATTTTCAAACTTTCCTTGTGCCCGCGATTCACTTTGGGCAAAACCGTGTCTGGAGCGTTCTAATTAGTTTTGGAGGTAAGCAACGGGACGAAGTACATACCTCTCCCCGGGGGGCGCGTTAAAAGCATGCTGGGACGGTTTTTGCTAAATCCAGTTACTGATATTATTGCATAATCAGTTGAAGTGTTGGGCGCAGACACACGCCCACTGGTGCGGCACACCAACTGTGAGTCACGCACACGTTGTGGGCGCCTGGTCTGAGCCGATTGAGCACGTGCTGGTAGATTGTGTTGGTCCCCTGCCGAAAACAAAGTCTGGTAACCAGTTCCTGTTGACGATTATGTTTGTAGCTACACGGTACCCTGAAACTATTCCTCTTAGGAAGATAACAACTCAGTCTGTAGCAAAAGACCTGATCAAGTTTTTCTCTACGTTTGGACTGCCTAAGTTAGTACAAACCGATCAAGGTACTAACTTCCTTTCAGGTATATTCGAACAGGTGTTAAAATCATTGTCCATCTCTCACAGAATCTCAAGTGCTTATCACCCTGAGTTGCAGGGTGCCCTTGAAAGGTGGCATCAGACCTTCAAGTCTGTTTTGCGCAAGTACTGTCCGGAGAGACTGGGATGAAGGTGTTTCCCTAGCTCTATTCGCAGTCCGAGAAACAGTTCAAGAGTCACTGGGTTTTAGCCCAGCTGAACTGGTGTATGGCCATGCAGTAGGAGGCCCGTTGAGAGGGTAAAAGGAGCAGCTTATGGAAGAGTCTCCACACACCAAACATGCCAAACGAAATGTGTTTTCTATGTGAGCAGGTTTAAAGAGCGGCTGCATGAGGCTTGCAGTGTCTCTAAGGAGAGGCTCTCTGCTGCTCAGAGCTCTATGAAACGGCAGTTTGATAGAAAGGCGCTTCAACGTTCTTTCCAGTCAGATGATATGGTTTTAGTTTTGCTCCCCATCCCTGGCTCTTCTATGTATGCTTGTTTTTTTGGTCCTTATTCTATTGAGAGGAGGTTAAGTGATACTGACTATGTTGTCAGGACTCCTGATAGGCGAAGGAAGTGTGTCATATAAACATGTTAAAACGTTACCATCCTAGAGGCGACATGCAGCCTGAGAGACGCAGTGCGAACCCTGCGGCCGCTGTGGGAGCTGCAGTGCCAGCAGCTGTGAGTTCTAGTCCTTCTACGCTCACAGTGAGTGATGAGGATGGTCTGAACGGTCACAAGGTCCAACAAAAAATTCCTCGGTTATCCAACCCTGAGATTTTGTTGAACCTTCCTTCCTTAATGCCACACTTGAGTAAAGAGCAGGAAGCTGACATGGTGGGGCTCATTCATAATTTTCCTTGTCTGTTTTGAGATGTTCCAACTCGCAATACTGTTTTGCAACATGACATAGATGTGGGTGATGCAAAGCCGATTAAGCAGCATCCCTATCGAGTGAACACAGTGAAGAGATCAGTGATGAAGCAGGAGGTTGCATATTTGTTGGAGCATCACTGGCACACCAGAGTTCAAGTCCATGGAGCTCCCCGTGTCTGTTGGTTCCAAGGCCTGATACCACGTCCCGTTTCTGCACGGATTATCCTAAGGTAAATGCGGTCACAATTCCCGATTCCTTTTCCATGCTGCGTATTGATGACTGTATAGATACCATTAGGTCCGCCTCCTATGTTACCAAACTGAATCTTTTGAAAGGTTATTGGCAGGTGCCACTTCCACCTAGAGCCTCAGAAATATCTGCCTTTGCCATTTCCTCCAATATTCAGTTATGGCGTTTGGAATGCGAAATGCTCCTGCAACATTCCAACGGCTAGTAACTATAGTGCTGGGAGAGGTGCCCAACTGTACAGCATACCTTGACGATGTGGTGGTACACTCAAGAGAGTGGTCTGCTCACATGGGCTCACTGAGAAAAATGTTCCGGCGGTTCGCAGACGCTTCTCTGACCTTGAACTTGGCCAAATGTGAGTTTGGGAAAGCAACAGTGACCTACTTGGGAAAACAGGTCGGCAGTGGAAAAGTGCGTCCCCTTGAGGCCAAGGTAGAGGCCATCACATCTTTCCCAGTGCCAACCACACGGCGGGAGTTGCGCCTTTTTTTTCGGGATGACCGGTTACTACAGAGGGTTCTGTAGGAACTTCTCCTCGGTTATAGCCCCTCTGACTGACCTGATCAGTCCCTTAGTATCGTTTGTGTGGTCAGATAGGTGTCAGCTTTTGAAGTAAAGCCCTTTTGTGCAATGCTCCAGTCCTTAGCGCTCCTTATTTTGATGAACCCTTTTCTGTTGAAGTTGATGCTAGTCAGGTTGGGGCAGGTGCAGTTCTAACCCAGAAGGGTTCCGAGGGTTTGGTACATCCTGTAGGGTACTTCTCAAAGAAGTTCAACAGCAGCCAGACACACTACTCTACAATAGAGCAGGAGACTTGGGCCTTACTGCTTGCCTTGCAGTTCTTTGAGGTATATGTGGGGTCTAGTGTGGAGCCTGTGGTTGTATACACAGACCACAACCAACTGGTTTTTCTGCACCGTATGTATAACCACAACCACCATTTAATGCGGTGGTCTCTAAATTATAATTTAGTAATCCGCCATAAGAAAGGCGCTGATAATGTTTTTGCTGATGCCCTTTCTCGTGTTTAGCCTGTTGCAGGTGGTTATTTTGTGAAAGGGGAACAATGATGGAACATGGTTACATGGGGATGGTGTCAGTTATCGTCAGCCATGGGCTGACTCTTTATGGGGGGGAGTGTTACGTCTGGGGTTTATGTATGCTGTACGTTTTTTAGACATGTCTTGTTTGGTTCTGTTTTGTGGTGTTTTTGTCTCTTTTCGCAGATCTACCCCTCTTTTCGCAGTTCATCATTCGCCCCACCTGTTCCTGATCAGCAATCAAGCTTCCCCTCACCTGATATATAGTCCCCTTTGTGTTCATTTCGGAGCGGCTGTATTTGGGGAGCAAGTGAGAACAGGAGGATACCCTGGGTTCTACATCTTGCAACACGTAGGTTTACCTGTTGTTACAACCCTAGATTAGAGTGTGCACCACCCACTGTATTTATGGGTGCTTAGCACCTgtccagggggggggtgggtgggttattatttccttttgttttctttggtgCCACTGTTAGTCCTCCTTGACCCCTGggttgcttgtttttttttgtaaataaatattACTGTTGGTAGTGGTACCTGGTTTTGCGGTTTTGTGCCGCGAAACCTGCACCCTCACCCTACGTCTGTTGACTTATGTTGCACCCTTCTAATGAGTCACCACCAGGAGGCGTAACAGCGAATGTATGAATAATTTCAAGTAAAATTACCTTAAACTTCCAAGTTTTGTTACACCACGCCTCTTTTCAAATCCACTGAGTTGAGACGCCGCAGTTGCAGACCGCGACCGCGTTCGACAGTCCAAGCCAGGCCGCAGTGCTGAGTCCGACAGCTCTCCGACCATACTATAACCGTTAATGCTGTTGCGTGACTTCGAGGAACTACTGGTGAGCAACTGgactttttgtgtttttttctttgtggggTAAAGACGTTTAATGTTAACAGGTCCGACCGACATTTTAAGGCGCTAGCTGGCTATCCACTAGCCGATGATAGAGCTAGTTTTCTCACTCTAGTAGCTTTATGAGAGCGATGAAACATCACAGTAAAGACTTTCACCATCTAGTTACCACACCGGGATCTGGACTGAGACGGCGGTGGGCTCTTTGCGTGCAGGGAGAGAGGTAACGCCGTCCAGTCGCTTTTCTGTGCTGTGCTACTGCAACTAAGTTCATAAATTTGCCCATATTGGTCCTCAAAAGGACATTTAGGGTATTTTCGGCTAATTAGGGAACATTAGAAACAGTTTCAATGTTCAGACGCTACGGAAAAACTGTTCAAAGCAGAAATCAAACAATAATGATGTGGAAGTTCAAGTATTGTGCTTTTAGCTGTGAAAAGAGAGCAAAGCTGTTTAAACATTATAGGCTCAAACATGCCATTTTCTTGTTTACATCAtgaatgtctgtgtatgtttaaaTCACTCATCTGCATTCTGTGCATCTAAAAGTAAACCATAAGGTCAGATGTCCTTATAAAGACTGTAACTTTGAAAGCAGTGTTTACTCCACGTTCAAAGCACACAAGAGCAAAGTACATAAAGAACAAAACTGGAGGAGGTTTAAGTCAGAAATCGTTGGTGATGATGTTTAAGTCATGATGGTGATGCTGCACAAGAGCAAATGTCAGATGCAGATGATATTGAAGACATAGATGAGGTCAGTTAAAGGGATAGTTCACcggtgggaatatgaaggttttatgaattaaataattcaatgtattataaatgtgaaaaataaattgaaattggttcatcctagcctgaaaaaaggcagaaagagtgttttcatggtctctctggtTCAAAGTGAGaaaacctccaactaccacagtgcattgcgctcgctgccccgcccacctgtttCCGTTTAAAAGGGGGAAGGACCCATGCGAGCAAACAAACTTTATTCACGAAGTTATTCACGAACCGTCGTTGACTAGTTTTGGCTCGTTTTTCCAAAAGCAATCATGCCCAGTGGTTGTTTGGTACCCGGTTGCACCGAAAAGTCGAGGTTGGGACAGAGTGTAAGTTTTCACGGTTTGCCAGTGAAAGACGCTCGTTGCAAACTATGGCTGCGGGCGATAAACAACCCCAGAGTTGGAGAAGACACCGGTACGGAAATTATAAAAGGAAAAACGATATGCAGTCTCCATTTCAAACTGGAGGATTTTGATGGAAGACTTTTCGGCAAGATAAGGTCCGCACTCAAACCAACTGCTGTTCCGTCCGTCTTCGCTGTGGGCCCGTTCCCAGATGAAAAAAACAGGCCGGGGCTTCTAATGCACCTCCTGCAGCGAAACGCAGTCGCCTACAGGTAAGACTGTCGTAATATTCTACTATATTTCTGTGCTGCTACTAGTGAGCACTTCAGTTTACTGCTAGAGCTCACTAGCAgtgaaaagggtcctatgttccccgtgccgtttgcgactcccggagctcttagtatataatataatttgtataataatatcacggccaaaggCTCTGCGCATCTGgttggccgtagcgcggggagctctcgtagggattgggcttctcggggtttgtttaccggcgtatgaaaAGACTGcatcaggttctccgacgtctccctcttccacaaaaggtaaacacatgcaatggtagttTTCTCGGCCGgtatttggcagtaatggtggaaaaactaacatatcggggaacataggaccctttttgggaaaagcggtcctttgttccccagtctcatacaaagaggggaacataggacccggggaacataggatccGGGATCATAGATACGCTCCCTCGGCTGCTACCTGGGTCTCTGTGtgcttagcttagcttagcataCTGTCGATTTCGCTATGGACGCCGGGGAGTTTTGAATGAGCATTGCCCGTTGCCTTGCGCTAGGTATGTAGTATGCACTGTTGTGCCCACTGCACAACAAATTGCCGGCATGAGTTACCACTGAAATCAATGGGTTAGTGGGTGAGATCGGTCGTCAAGATGGTGGCGCAAAGCTACAGTGACGTCACGTGACCCAAACGAATAGCAGCTATCGGGGCAAATTGCTAAAATAGTTCAAAAACAAAGTAAAGCAGAAAAAAGCCTTTTCAGTGAGTGATATAATCTAACATTATACTAGGAAGCAAATGCATATTGAGCAGTTTTATTCTTGTCCCTACattacatttttgtgtgtgtggtaccaaAAACATGACAAACTAAATGCCTGTGTCATTACAGAACGCTGAAAGTGGTCATGGCCCATTGACTCTCTCTGCATCCTCCAACCCGCTGAAGACCTTCCCTTTGACATCCACACCAGTGAAAACCTTTCCCTCGGACCAAGGACTATCGGTAAGATTCTGAAAAGGCTACTTTACAAATGATCTGAATCAAATATTTTGCCAATATATTACTTACACAAGATAACACTTTCTAACTTTCAACTAATCATTCTAAAGgaataatatttatataattggTCATCtttacaattaaaaataaacctCTTTGTTTTGCAGACATCGTGCCCCGACACACCTGGGACCCTTGATTCAAGTTTTATCACTGTGGGTGAAGCAGACAAACTATCAGCCCAAGACAACTGTCACCCCCACGTCAACGTCTTCATCAGAAGATGAAGGCATCAATGACTGGCATGGAAAGAAGATCATTGTGAATGAGTCCTGCTTGATGTCACTTTTCAAATTTTGCCAGATGTGCGGCAAGCCTCTGTCATCAAAAACTGTCTTTGACTGTGGGGCGCAAAGGAAGGTGACGTGGACATGTCTTGCTGGACATTCCGGGACATGGAGATCATCGCCTGAAGTGAGGGGAATGGCAGAGGTGAACCTCCTCGCAGCGGCAGCTGTTCAGTTCAGGGGTGGCACGTACACTGAACTGTCAGACTGGTGCAAGACCATGAATGTCCAAATGATCGCCAAGACTACATTTTATGAGATGCAGAAGGCTTACTTGCACCCTGCCATTGAATACCTATATCAACAacagagaaaataaatcatGGCCAGAGTGTACCTAGAACAGGAGGATGGGAAGAAGCTACACTTGTCAGGGGATGGCCGGTGTGACACCCCAGGTTTCAGTGCCAAGTACTGCCATTACACCCTCATGTTGGACGACACCAAGGAGATTATTCACACAGAACTGCTGCAGGTAAATAAAAGATTAACActggaaaataaaaatatatgttaTTATTGCTGCTGTGAAAATTATTATTCAATTCAAGTAACTATTCAACTTTATTTTCTAGTCTACAGAAGCCGGCAGCTCTGTTGCCATGGAACCACTCGGTTTCAAAAGGGGCATGAAGGAGATCATGGGTGATGGCTTAGATATTGAGGTGATGACCACGGACCGCTCAACATTGATATGCAAGATCATGAGGGAAGAATTCCCCAATGTTCAGCATGAGTTTGACATCTGGCATACAGCGAAAGGTATGTATTTTTTGCCttccctgtacacacacaacgAAACATAATCCTCCCCCATTCTCCAGCCCTCCCCATTCACAAATCATGTACAGAGCTTTGCAGCACAGAGTGATTTATATATTGCAGATAAAAGGATGGGATTTGGCTGTACTTTACAAAAAAATTCAACAAATGTTGTGAGGGGACCGAACTTGTTACATTTATTCTTTCAGGTTTGAGGAAGAAGATACAGAGGAAAGGAGCAATTAAAGGGAACGAAATTCTTGCTGCATGGAGCAGGTCAGTGTTGGTTTGTAAAGTGCGAAGCTTTTCATTGTTTTGTAAGTTTCTAAAATActaattttcttttctttcataGGTCAATCATAAACCACATGTGTTTTACCTGTGCAACAAGCAAGGGTGATGCAGAGGTAAGGAATCAAAGGCTTTGTTCATCTGTTTTTTAGAGACCAAAAATATATAGTCTTATAATTGTAAATAATACTTGTTTCATACAGATACTGAAATGCAGATGGCAGTCCATTCTACACCACGTGTGTAATGAGCATGAATGGACAGAGGATGATGGACAAACAAACCGGTGTGGACATCATCCTCTAACAGCCCAGGAGCAAAGCAAGCGCCAATGGATGAAGAGGGAGTCTTCAGCGTTTGAAAATCTCGAATCGCTGGTAAATGACAAAAGGCTTTTGAAAGACCTGGAACAGATGGCCCTGTTCAAACACACTGAGTTTATAATAGTTCTCCTTATAAGCTGGAATACTTTACAAAATCACTCCGTAATGATCATGTTTTCATTCTCATATTCTtttcactttttattttattgcatacAGGGCCGCTGGAGATCTTTCACAGTGCAATGCTCAAGTACCTCCCAAAAAGGCAGGGATTCTCTTTCCAGGGAATGAGAGAAAGGGGTCATCTTGCATGTTTggagcacaatgaaaacattgtCAAAAGAAAGCAGGCCACAACCAAGACAGGTGTGTAGTAAGAGTGGCTCAATGAAGAATCAAGAATATAATTTTCACAGCTTACACGGTTTGCAGATTTAGCTGAATAATTCGGgtatttcatttgaaaaaagtacAGCATCTCAAATGTTGCCTTTATAGTCTTAtctataattatttttaatttattttgcagGACAACCACGCTTCAACCAAGTGTTTTGCAGGAGATCCAAGCAGTGGGTCGTGAAGCAGATTTTTATTCCACACACCACCCAGTTCATTGACACACTTGTCACAAGTGTCATAACCAGAAGACGAAACCCAACGATTCTATATAAGGTTTCAACATCCTCACTTGCCCTGCCCCAGCCTGCGCTGCCACCTTACATTGCACCAGTGCCAAAACCACCAAAGGAGGCGGCAGTGGCTGAATTAAAAAGGCGCTTCTGAGAGGGACATCTGACctattttatctttttaaacGTATcttttataaaacatttgttttcaatCTTATCTTTGTAAATATTGGATCATTTTCCTTTGTGAATAAAATCTTATTGTTTTTACTACCTTACCTTGGACTCCTGTATAAACCCATGTTCACCATAACAAACTTCACTGCAataattatttacatttctgtcattacatttttttccatATGGTTAAAACTACAATTTGTGGTATAAATCACGAAGTTGCAAAGTAGGTTCAACATACAGCCATCATGTATGAATGTAGCAAGAATAGATTTATAAGTACTTTAGgtatcatttgtatattactgtacatcaaacatttgctaattacagtatttcagcatatcaagtaggctatatgtaaaccttttctccccagttgaaataagtgttCATCTTATACAGCAGGCCTACTTTAGTGTAACATCATTTGGTatagtaaacaaatcacaacaaccaacatgaatttgaagttttattcataaaatataaactatatacaaaaacaaaacgtATGGCGAGTTTGCTAAATATCACAGCTCATCTTGGGCATCTACCGTCTCCTGGTAGCCACGGTACTGCCCATCTTGTGTTGGGTAATTAGCCctgatggcctggacaacacacGCTGGCAAAACAAGGCGATTGCCTCTCCCAAGTCTCTCACCTTGCAGTATCCACTCCAGGAAATGCCGGTAAGATGTTAGCCTATActgtctaagaaagaaagaacaaaattAGCAAAGCAAGATAAATTATGCCTCGAGTAGCCTACAGCATTACACAGACTTGAAGCTAAAGTAACGTAGCCTATGCTCTGCCAATAAGGTGGGCTACTTTCGGATAACTACATTGTCACGTTCCCTGtgactcaaaactattgtagccaATGTGTTAGTAAACAAACACTTACTCTGTGCTCAGATGTCCGTTTCTCCCGGCGGGCTTTGGCTGGCGTTTCCAGTTGACTTTCTGAGTCCGGAAATAAGTGTCCAATACCCAACGGTTCAGATGAGGCGTAAAGCCTGGGTGAGATGTTACACACACAGCCCCTTCCTCGCCAGATTCAGCCATTTCATCGCGAAGAAACTGGCATCGCTGAAATTCGCTGCAGCACAGGGACTCTTTGTGAGTCTCCATAGGTGAACAGAGCAAACAGGTACACCACCAGTTCACTCCGGCGCGATCCGGCTCCTCGGCAACAGGCAAGGCttgttcagctgcagccgcagcagcctcctcctctattCGTCTCAGTTCTTCCTCGCTGTATTCTGGCTCATACAAATAGCCCTGAATATCACAATGCAGCAATATATTTTCAAACTCAGATGTTGCTTCTGCCCTGGTCAGAGGTTTGTGTCGGTCTCCCGTCCCTCTCATTCCCCCTCAGTACGCGAGCTGAGCGTGCaagctcccgccccctctcattccttattggtggaaaaAATTCCGGCAAATTTGCCACCAAAAGTGTGTTGTAGTCCCCGGCCCATCTAGCGGGAAGagaggtttctcccgaaatgacgtcaaacgcgtcatttgacgtcatttcgggagaaaattaAATGAGAAAAAATGGGCCCTAACCCTATTGTAATGTATATTAATTTACATTACAATAgagattttataatgatagaacgccggttctaaatgggtgaacTATCCCTTTAAGTAACCTGTGAACGTGGGGCAAGATTTGGTACAACAGATTTGGCAAATTAATCAGCTTTCAGTACAACTTCTACAAAACAGAGTCAGGACTTTATTAAGCATATATAACTGTCACATGGATGAAACATTTGTTAAAGCGATTATGAGTGCTGTGTCAGAAAGTAACATAATGTCACATTATTCCAAAGATGGACCTTTAGGAACTGCCAAAAAAAGAGCAGCCTATGTGCGCAGAGACTTTCTACTGGTAAATCCAATTGAATGTGTTGTGGAAAAAGGCAAAAAACCTCTTGCATATGTTCCAATTGTTTCCATGCAACAGAAGTTGCTTaacaaaatgtatgttttaGACAAAGCTATGTCAGACAAAGTCCATGTCCCACAGGAATACAGGTCATATGCAGATGGGCAGTAGCGAAAATTCACTTCTTTCAAAGGATGAGCTCACAATTGCTCTTGGCCTTTACATTGACGACTCTGAAGTAGCCAATCCTCTTGGAACTTCAAAGTTGAAACATAAGATGTGTGCAATATACTGGGGTTATTGCGAACATACCAGCAAAATATAGATCCACCCTTAACTCTATCCAACTAGCTCTACTGTGCAACACCTCCACGGTCAAAGAGTGTGGTTATGCAAAAGTACTGCAACCTCTGATCTATGATCTTCAGTTTGTTGAGCAAAATGGCATTTTCCTGGAGCAGCTAGTTGCAAGTGTCAAAGGTACTGTTTTGTATGTTGCAGCTGACAATCTTGGTGCTCACTCTCTAGCAGGATTCTTGGAGAGCTTCAGTGTCGAGAAATTCTGCAGATTCTGTTCAGCCAGTAGAAGTGACACTCAACAGCATGATATATGTTCTGGTTTCGTTCACATGCGAGATAAAGAGTCCCATGATAGGCAGGTGCAAGAGGTGCGAGGGGATCCTGGATTGGGTCGCTCTTATGGTGTGAAAGGAGCATGTCCTTTAACTCAAAAGTTTAAGCACTTTCATGTGGTGAGTGGGTACCCACCTGACATCTTGCACGATATCTTGGAAAGCGTTGTTCCAACCGAGGTGTCACTGTGTCTTTCAGACCTGATAGGCAAACATTATTTCACACTCAATGTGCTGAATCAGGCCATCAGTTTCTTTCAGTACCCATTTAGTGACAGAACAGGTCGACCTCAGATGATCGGCAAGGGATTTTCCACTAAAGGGACAATTGGTGGAAATGGATTTGAGAACTGGTGTCTAATAAGGCTCCTTCCACTTGTTGTTGGTCACTattagggatgagtcggtcgcgaccgattcgttcacaacgaacgaatcccgaaggtgaacgacaacaactggttccccaaaacaagagaactggttcattgattctttttttttaacataaaccaaaaatacggtcacataaataaaatatacaaacaatcagagcttcgtctccccgcgaccttatattgattgagtctacaacggtctcaaagattcagccaatgagaggtagcaatggtgttgccatggcacctggataaacaaatgacaaggtggtaacgtcgaatttgcgcgctttctctgtctgacgtatcttgggtcatgccattcgacgtggggccactcatatatctccctacatttccgaaaatagacttgacctccatctgtttattggataaacgcatttcccaatcccaggagtctttgctccattctacatcaattcaagaacaaacaaagaaattaaactgcagttcgtattttttatttatgacaatgaaagttctgtaattcctgaataatgaagaattaaatgtaaagtaatttttttttataaatataaaaccataAATGacagagagtaagcaagtggtataaatattggtgggacatTTAGTTAAACTAAATAGTATATATTTTGGGTTTTCACGGAGTGTAGAGCCTAGAAGTcgtttaaattatgctcagggccgtctcgcggaggggggcagacacctgggagattccctgtcaaatgacgtaatctgacttaacgaacgaatcaaacaaacaaatcgttatagtgaactgaactgaaagaattgattcccggaaaataataattttgcccatccctagtcacTATGGGCAATTCGCACTGCACAAAACTTCAAAAATGTTGCCATGACACTTGCGACAAAGCACCAGCGGGCAATCATTTGCCTCCTTGATTGTAGCTCATTTTTCAGACCGTCAGTTGAGATGTCACAGGTTACCCCAGTTTTGCTTTGCACAGCAATTGCTCATAAGATAAGAATACCAGGATCATTGCTGAATgtgtcatctgtgtgtgtagattgaataatcaatcaaaaaatgtaacgccgttaaaattggtttgcattaacgccgttaataacgcgtttaactgacagctctaatatatatatatgtatatatatatatagataatctTAAATTCAGAGAAAACCTTAACATTTGATGTAACAAAACATGACCTGAATGGCGAGGGGTGGACTGCCATTAAGACAAACGCTGGGGATTATTCTGCCCCTTTATGGCACTGTCTGTCTAAACGATAGTCAACAAAGTGAGTTGCCCTTCTCCTGGTTCTCTGAGGTCTAGTGTCCAGTTCATGGGTTTAACTGGTGCTGTGCTGTGAGAGACCAACCTCTCTCCAGCCACACCGATTGGCACGACCGTGTCTGGTTCAGGCTGAACCCACCGCTTCACAAATGACACATGACGCATTATCTGCTTGCCGTCCTTTTCAAGAATGACTGAACATCCTTTTTGGTCCACCACAGTGTAGGGGTCTTGTTCGAACGGTGTAGacagtttgttttgtttctgctgACGGAGCAGGACTCTGTCACCCTGCTTCACAGTGC encodes:
- the LOC130371601 gene encoding uncharacterized protein LOC130371601; this encodes MARVYLEQEDGKKLHLSGDGRCDTPGFSAKYCHYTLMLDDTKEIIHTELLQSTEAGSSVAMEPLGFKRGMKEIMGDGLDIEVMTTDRSTLICKIMREEFPNVQHEFDIWHTAKGLRKKIQRKGAIKGNEILAAWSRSIINHMCFTCATSKGDAEILKCRWQSILHHVCNEHEWTEDDGQTNRCGHHPLTAQEQSKRQWMKRESSAFENLESLVNDKRLLKDLEQMALFKHTEFIIVLLISWNTLQNHSVMIMFSFSYSFHFLFYCIQGRWRSFTVQCSSTSQKGRDSLSRE